In the genome of Chrysoperla carnea chromosome 5, inChrCarn1.1, whole genome shotgun sequence, the window aatattaaaaaaaagaaattgcacAGTTAATTGAttctaaaacattaatttaaattttacgatatttgtcggtttataaatacaaatacaacaacagtttataaatacaaaaataaggaaaatattttttccagaaATAATGGATGGTAATATGAAGTTTCTCCAAAGCGacattttgcatattttatcaCACGAAGGGCGGATTGATGAAATTACTAAAATATCattagttgaaaaattaattaacgaaATAAACTGGGAAGGATGTACACCATTACATTATGCATGCGCTCAAAATCATACTCAAGTTGCCGAATATTTAATAAGCTTAGGAGCCGATGTTAATTgtcaagataaaaatttatcaactgCTTTACATTGGGCTGTGTacaacaataatattgaattggtgaaagttttgattgaaagaaaTGCTGATGTTCAAATACAGGATTCGAATGGTATACAACCAATTCATTTGGCAGCATTAAAAGGAcacattgaaataattaacatcCTGGCACCAATGGGAAAGAGTGGTGAAATCACTGATAAACAAGGAATCACACCGCTTCATTTAGCATCACATTGTGGCCATAATGATGTAATTCGAGCGTTATTAGAGACTGGATATTTTAATGTCAATGCAACTGATAAAAATGCAATACGACCATTACATTTAGCGATTGGTAGTAATCATGATACAACTGCTAAATTACTATTAGAAAAAGGTGCCTTATCTTCATGTTTTGATTCTTATGGTCGAAGCCCAATGCACTGGGCCGCAGTTAATGGGAGTTTAGAAGCAATCAAATCTTTAAGTTTTGATTCAGAATCAATGACACAGAATCGTTTGGACACATTTAACTGTAATCCATTATTCTTAGCCACTTTTTGTGGGCATGATGAagctgtaaaatttttattacagaatAATCATGCTTTAAATTTAGAAAGTGGCCAAAGAGAAATGTACCTGATGCTGAGTAATTTAAAAGGACCAGATggtgttattaataaatatttcgatgaattAGTATCGTTACCAGGTACTTTGCACTGGGCTGTTGCCTTTTGTTCCAAAAGTATTGTTGAACGATTGCTTGACAGTGGAGCTGACATTGAAGAGAAGGGAGGGCATGAAAATACGCCGCTACATACAGCTGCTTCGTTTGGAAATAAAGATgttgttgaattattaattgaaaaaggtGCTCAATTAGATCCCCTGGATAAAGATGAAAGCACACCACTACATTGGGCAGTAGCACATTGTCATTTAGAAGTTATACAACTTCTTCTAGATAAAGGCGCTAGTAAAGAAAATGCTTTATGCTGGGCAGCAGCTTGtggtaatttaaatattgttaaattattaatagaaaGTGGGTGTGATGTTAATGAAGAAGATGGAGATAAAGAATACACACGAACACCTTTGATATGGGCTGCTACTTGTGGTCATGCgaatattttggaatatttgtTAGTAGAAGCAGGGGTTGCAATTACAAACTATGATATTCTACATTGGTGTGTATTTAATGGGCTTTTGGatactattcaaattttaattgaacacGGGATTGAAGTAAACGAACCAGATGTATTGTTTGGAAGAACTGCTTTGCATTGGGCCGCTATCGTTggtaatataaatgtaattaaatatttactgaGTGTTGATGGCATTGATGTAAATGTTTACGATCACGGGCAATTGGGTGATTTGCCTATTCACTACGCAGTTGATAGAAGCCATtttgaaatagtaaaaatattaatagaaagCGGGGCATATATTGATAGGGTAGGAAATTTAGGTCTACCGATTCTTATGGCGATTGAAgctgaaaaattggaaattttaaaaatgtttatagaaaGTGGGGTTGATCTTgatgcatgttattattatcCAGAAACTATGCGTTCTTATGGCTCACCACTACGTTTAGCCGTACGTTTAGGTCATATGGATATAGCAAATTATTTACTTGGCAAAAATTGCGAAAGTAAggtatttattcataatttagcTGAATATCGTACTgtaactgatttaaaaaaatatatgaaaccgGAAGATATAAATGCGTTAGACTATGATGGACGTACACCATTATTTTATGCAATACTTGGTAATGACGATAATGTAAAATTTCTTATTGAGAGTGGTGCCGATGTCAATCATAAAGACGAATCAAATCAAACTCCTTTGTTTGTGGCAATCGAGAAAGAAAAATTTGAGTGTGTTCAAGTGTTAATTAACAATGGGGCcgatgttaatattaaaatgtgtaGACACGGTATAACACCTATAATGCATGCAATACAAAATTCGAATTTAGacatattaaagtttttaattgataaatgcAAAGCGGATATTGatatctttgataataattcATGGAGTCCATTACATCATGCAGCAAATATTCCTgataatgatgataaaaaattaaaaatcattgaatattTATTCTCGAAAAATGTTGACGTTAACATTACTAATTGTCGAGGATGTACTCCTTTTTATTTGTCAATTCTCTCTTTGTACGAGATCAACTCTTATTTCTATATTGATAATGAAGATTCCGTAGagataattgaattattattggaAAACGATGCTGAAATCAATGTTAAAACTTGTAACGGGTTTACACCATTATCAATTGTTGTCCGCGAAAAAGACGAtgaacatataaaattattaatacttcATGGGGCTGATGTTAATTTagatccaaaaataaaaacatattgcaCTAAAGAGAATGATATTCCAATTCTTGAATTGTTATATAACGCTGGATTAAACCTTACTAATATACCACAAAGTGATCGTGAAAAATTTGATCCTGATGTACAATCATTTATTACGTATGCAGAAACGAATCCATTAAACTTAAAACAATTATGCAGAATATCTTGTCGAAATACGtttggtaaaaattatttaaagatagTAAGAAGTCTATTACTACCAAATGGGGTTAacaagtttttactttttgatcAATTATAGAATAGTTAGTAATATtagacaataattatttttataatcaattttgttattttttaattctatttttataattcataaaagattaatttataaaaaaaaatataatcaaattttctaaGCACTTTCTTTAagccttttattttttatccttgTAAGGTgaccttttgtttttaattcttcTCTCAAAAGAGAGAATAAGACAAGTCAAGCtgtcttgtatgtatgtaaaagACATCAAAACTTTTTCGATGAATCGTTAAGAGGAATcatccaattattaaaaaagtcacTGTTACTAGTGTGGACTATTATCGTTACGTAACTCTGATTGCAGATTCGAAATAAAgggtatacaaattattattacaacaaaaaatttccgAATCTTAAttcgtattttaaatttacctttAAATTCTTTATGACAAATATCACATTCGTAACTCTTTTGTATTGCATTTGGTTCAGGATGTTTCCGTTGTTTATGGAGTGTTAACGCTCGTGCTCTTCCATAACTTAGTccacaaatattacataaaaatggtttttctccactgtGTGTAACTAAATGAGATTTCATTTGACTACGTTcattaaaacttctaaaatagttaattatatatttagcgTGTGACCGAATAGTCcagtcaaaattttatttacctattTGGACAATGCGGACATTTATATGGTAATTTTCCGGTATGTAGACGAATATGTACATTCAGATATAATTGTGTTTGGAATTTTTTCCCGCACGTAGGGCATAAATAATCACCTTTTGGTTGTCTATGATGGTATTGATGTCTACTTAACTGTCTTCGCGTGGAATATTCTTTACCTGTAacagtaaacaatttattatctaaattaaGGGTTTTCGAATGAATTatcatgactattttacattaaaaaaagaaattgctaTGGAATCgagataagtgagagcaagggaggtgaaggctataaagcggtagtctttacttttaagcacaGCGAAGCGAATGGGTATCAAGCTactagattataaaatattttataaaagaaaacttacCACATGTagtgcatttaaattttttatcctcTTCATTGCTGTGGGCGGCATCTTGATGAGCTATGCGATCTTTTTCCATACAAAATGACATCGGACAATAAACACATTTATGATTATATTGATGTCGAATCAACTGTTTACGAGTCGGATGTTCTTTCCCACATGCATTACATACAAATTTCTTATCGTCCTCATTACCATGCTCTTGTGCTTGATGTGAAACTTTATCATTCTCGTTACAGAATTGCATAAAACAATACGAACATTTTAACGATTGTCGTTGTTCTTCGGTAAGTTCCGCATAATGTGCTTTACGATCGTccaatgtaaaaaatttcaacgaaCAATATCGACACTTTAAGAATGCTTCTTTTTCATGGGTATGTTCGTTAACTTGATGAATTTTTCGTTCGTCTAAAttctcaaattttaaatcacaatatttacactttaaaaatggGTCTTGTTCAATCTGTTGCTGTTCCGATTGATCTTCAAACGATTCATCATTAAATGAATCCGAATCATAATTTACTTCATATGGTTCAATTGTTTTTTCACTTCGTCCTTCAgacttaattattaaattttcaattacaacatttttttcgttatttacagattgatttttgatttcttgaaattcgatatcatttttacgtaaaatttCATCACTTTTTTCACATAATTGACGAAATTTTAAggatattattagttttttataacaaacatcACATAAGCCAGACGGTAAACCATCGTTTCGTTTAAtctagtaaacaaaaatttgcgcTTGTTAATTTTGACTAAGTGCTGAATGGGGGATGATCATATAGATGATAAATTATGCCACGAAATTTCCTTCCTCCTAGAAGAATAGGAAAACGCATGTTTTCGGCCGCAAATTCCATGTTATCAGGAGGTACATGGGAAAATATAGACTGAATTCATTTTACGTAACTCAAGAACCGTTCATCGTTAAGAGTTCAAATTGTTTcttgttttaagtttttgagGTATTGAGGTATTGACTGAAGAAGTTGTTCCAAGTGCAAATTAATCAGAATTTCGTGTCTATGGATAATTAGGAcccaagataaaaaaaattcactttatttgacttttaattttatgattttagctGGTATCTCAAACACTCTTCGATCAATTGTTTAGTGAATTCGAATTTGCGTTTTTTGGGggaaaattactataaaaaatgattttaatacaaatcgaagacaatataaagtaattttgatccaataaaatacaaaaatcgaattcACTAAACGCTTGTTCgaaaagtttttaagatattgtcTAACATCATATACCAAAAGCTTTTGTTTCGAAGCGATtcttatatctcaaaaaattgcaaatcaattcgtcaaataatttaattttttttggatcctACTTACACTAAATGATCCATAATCACCCATTTCTGATTGATTTGCGTTTGAACGACAAGTTCTTGTGGTATCTACAGAAGAAATTGCTCCGGGATAGCATCCCTCGTATATGATTTAGTGAATACCTTAGAAATTCCTGGAACAATCGCGAAAAGGATCcgagttttgaattaaaatcttAACTTTCTTACTTTTTAGAGGAGGCAATTGATTGACCCAATTGCCACTTTTTGGACCCGCTCGTTGTTTTACACTCTCAAGATAAGAAGCTAAAGAGAATAATCGTGTCATAATTGGCCCCTTCTAGATTGTATAAAAGCCTGTGTAgccccattattattttatctatgagccTGTCTATcttactatatattttaaatatttatttacattacctGTATGGAAGCACACATTTTTATAGATGAAATTAAACAATATACATCATACTTGATATTTTCGTCTTGTTTTAAACATATTCTACAGGTTAATTGTTGGATAATATCCATATTTACATTGGAAAATTGTTTAAGTTCactttaatcaattaaaatttttctttgggaTAAAGAAAGTCATAATAAGAAAACCAATTGTTTAATCGTTTTACCTGGTTTTACCTGAACATAACGATTATATCATTATATGTCATAgggctttaaaaaaatttcgatatcaAATTCAAAACATAAGTATTTACTTAATTAtggtttaatttaatgaaaattctaatatttatttattatattttttaattccaagtataaaaagaaataaataattctttagaaaaaaagcCGGGGGCATCCAGGGATAAGacataatttttatgagaagGGCCGCCCGCGCCGAGTTGATCTACGAtgactaaaaattgaaaataaaggggaaagttgatttacgaagactaaaaaagtaaaaaagggGGGGCTCAAATTATTATGAGAAAATAGACACACACAAAGAGGCGTGAAAGTGATTTACGACGACTCAAATAAACAAGGCGCCGCCTAATTTTCACATTACCTAAGGGCTCCAGAGAATTACATTTATTACCTAGACGCCCCAGCATGGCTTAATCCGGCACTGCTTATTTACCTAtcttagaaaattgaaaatcttttCGGTATCTATGAATCTAACGGActatatttttctgaatatgATTAGCTGCTATTTTTATGTACGAATCAGTCAGAATAGTCCCTGAAGACCTTCAAAATATAAACTGATCGCAGGTTTATAAAAAACCAGGGACCGTAAGAAAACTTTCCAGTATCACAGCATATATTTCCAATGAGTTCAATGAGTTCTGTTAAAGGATATATTATTACAGGATATATgtatcaatgaaaaattttattatattaatcaataaatttatgataattttttattaacttttataatcATTGTGAATCTGCATATGAGATTCCATTACATGTTTTTGACGAAACGATTTTTGACAAATCGaacattgaaaaggtttttctccggtatggATTAATACATGAACCTTTAAATTATTCTTACGATTGAAAGCTTTACCGCACGTGTCACAAACATAATTTCCGGCATTACGATGTATTAATTTATGCTGTGATAAATCTCGAAtatctagaaaaattaaaaacatacaaaaaaaacccTAAAATTTCGTAATACCTTAAAAATAGAATACCTTTAAAACTTTTACTACAAATACTACATGAATATATTCGTTTCGGAGAAGTAGTTGAATGTTTACGTCGAATATGAACATTTAACGCATCCACAcgagcgtaaccaattccacaAATGTTACATAAATGTTCCTTTAATTTTGAGTGAGTTAATAAATGTGATTTTAATTGATTCGATTGAGCAAAACttctaaaatagaataaaataaaacttattttctaaaaatattaactattaagaaaatttaacatACTTATGAGGACAATATGGACATATATATGGTCTGTCGCCGCTGTGTATCCGTACATGCcgttttaaatttgattgaaatgcaaattttttcccACAAGTTTGGCACAAATGTACATCATTCTTACAATTTCGTATATGAAGTAATAATCGCCACtttgtattgaatttttgatctaaaattagaaaaaatcatttttatgtacaaaCATTGACATCTagtagtctaaattggaactacagatttcgggtcttcttctgattttaattaacaacttaccacaatttttgcatttaaaaatatcttcatCCAAAACTTCTTCTGGCTCTAAACGAGGTATCTTAACAGATTCTTCTTCAGGGCAACTGCCCACTGATAATAAATCCACTAACGAAGTACtactattttcattttgttcttCTTCTAAATGCGCTTGAGTgggaatattttcaattacatcTTGCGATTGAACATGCGGATAAGAAACCAATGTATTTAACCGTTGATTATCGAATTCTGTATTCCATTTACAAGATGATTCAACAAAACATGCTGTATTATATTGTACCTGGGTCTCAtcgattttatttgataaattataatcCGAATGATTTGTATTTACACTATGATTACTGTCCTCCGATAAATTGATCGTTTTAATGGAATCCACACATTCGAATTCACTTTCACATTGATTTGGATATAAACAATTGTAATTATTTGAGAATGTGCGATTAATATGATCGTTCGATGTAAATACCACACTAAATTCGGATTTATCGGAGAATGtacgttttaaaatttcttcagaTCGCTCACATTGACAATAAAATGCATATGCATTTGTTGCTTTCTTGTAACATGTATCGCATATATTTTTCggtaaattatcatttttggaaatctacaaaaattgaaaactaaataaagtttttcttaagTTATCTCGACATCAAACTAGCTCATtggactttaatttttaatccttTCTAATCGTTATCtcttttaacataattttgaacGGATATTAACTGGGAGCTTCATTCTCACCAGGTTGAAGTTCGTTTAAAACCATGTATTCGTTATAATCAGaggaaaagaaatataaaaaatataaaattaaatttttttcaaatttattaaaacttgaaaataatcaaaatcggatttatttgaacctatttaaattaaaatattacttacattAACGGAAGCACCTTTTTGAagtatatcaataattttaaatatagactGCATTTCCGATTGTTGTTTTGTTAAACATGTTCGACAAATATTTGAGTTAACTATTTccattttactttaatttataattatttaataaataaatacaatctaTGAGTAATTATACCGGCTCTATTTTTATaatcacaa includes:
- the LOC123300454 gene encoding zinc finger and BTB domain-containing protein 17-like; the protein is MEIVNSNICRTCLTKQQSEMQSIFKIIDILQKGASVNISKNDNLPKNICDTCYKKATNAYAFYCQCERSEEILKRTFSDKSEFSVVFTSNDHINRTFSNNYNCLYPNQCESEFECVDSIKTINLSEDSNHSVNTNHSDYNLSNKIDETQVQYNTACFVESSCKWNTEFDNQRLNTLVSYPHVQSQDVIENIPTQAHLEEEQNENSSTSLVDLLSVGSCPEEESVKIPRLEPEEVLDEDIFKCKNCDQKFNTKWRLLLHIRNCKNDVHLCQTCGKKFAFQSNLKRHVRIHSGDRPYICPYCPHKSFAQSNQLKSHLLTHSKLKEHLCNICGIGYARVDALNVHIRRKHSTTSPKRIYSCSICSKSFKDIRDLSQHKLIHRNAGNYVCDTCGKAFNRKNNLKVHVLIHTGEKPFQCSICQKSFRQKHVMESHMQIHNDYKS
- the LOC123300453 gene encoding zinc finger protein OZF-like, yielding MGDYGSFSSEGRSEKTIEPYEVNYDSDSFNDESFEDQSEQQQIEQDPFLKCKYCDLKFENLDERKIHQVNEHTHEKEAFLKCRYCSLKFFTLDDRKAHYAELTEEQRQSLKCSYCFMQFCNENDKVSHQAQEHGNEDDKKFVCNACGKEHPTRKQLIRHQYNHKCVYCPMSFCMEKDRIAHQDAAHSNEEDKKFKCTTCGKEYSTRRQLSRHQYHHRQPKGDYLCPTCGKKFQTQLYLNVHIRLHTGKLPYKCPHCPNRSFNERSQMKSHLVTHSGEKPFLCNICGLSYGRARALTLHKQRKHPEPNAIQKSYECDICHKEFKELRNDNSPH